In Columba livia isolate bColLiv1 breed racing homer chromosome Z, bColLiv1.pat.W.v2, whole genome shotgun sequence, one DNA window encodes the following:
- the ARSK gene encoding arylsulfatase K isoform X2, whose protein sequence is MRSGGPLGRAGLALLLMAAAAPGEQPRPSVVLVACDSMDGRLTFYPGNQTVDLPFINFMKRHGTVFLNAYTNSPICCPSRAAMWSGLFTHLTESWNNFKGLDPNYTTWMDLMEKYGYRTQKYGKLDYTSGHHSVSNRVEAWTRDVDFLLRQEGRPMVKLTGDRKRVRVMEADWRNTDKAVHWIKKEAINLSQPFVLYLGLNLPHPYPSPYMGENFGSSTFLTSPYWLEKVAYEAIKIPKWSSLSEMHPVDYYSSYTKNCTGEFTKQEVRNIRAFYYAMCAETDAMLGEIISALRDTGLLKKTIIIFTADHGELAMEHRQFYKMSMYEGSSHVPLLVMGPGVKEQQQVPNVVSLVDIYPTMLDIARIPVPQNISGYSLIPLLRGKAENEVSPRGPRPSWVLSEFHGCNVNSSTYMLRTGKWKYITYSDGHSVLPQLFDLSADPDELTNVAIKFPVIVHSLDKKLRSVVNYPKVSSSVQEYNKRQFISWKQSLGQNYSNVIANLRWHQDWLKEPKKYENAIDKWLSRK, encoded by the exons ATGCGGTCCGGCGGGCCGCTGGGGCGCGCCGGGCTGGCGCTGCTCCTCATggccgccgctgcccccgggGAGCAGCCTCGGCCCAGCGTGGTGCTGGTGGCCTGCGACTCCATG GATGGGCGCTTGACATTTTATCCAGGAAATCAGACTGTGGATTTGCCTTTCATAAATTTTATGAAAAGACATGGCACTGTCTTTCTCAATGCCTATACCAATTCTCCAATTTGTTGCCCCTCCCGTGCAG ctatGTGGAGTGGTCTTTTCACTCATTTAACAGAATCTTGGAATAACTTCAAAGGTCTAGATCCAAATTATACCACGTGGATGGATCTCATGGAGAAATATGGCTACCGCACACAGAAGTATGGGAAATTAGACTATACTTCTGGACATCATTCAGTGAG TAACCGTGTGGAAGCCTGGACTCGGGATGTTGACTTCCTACTCCGGCAAGAAGGGAGACCCATGGTAAAACTTACTGGTGATAGGAAGCGTGTGAGAGTGATGGAAGCAGATTGGCGGAATACCGATAAAGCAGTACATTGGATAAAGAAGGAAGCAATTAACCTTAGTCAACCATTTGTTCTCTACTTGGGACTAAATTTACCACACCCATATCCATCACCCTACATGGGAGAAAATTTTGGATCATCTACTTTTTTAACATCTCCCTATTGGCTTGAAAAG GTTGCTTATGAAGCAATTAAAATTCCCAAGTGGTCTTCTCTTTCAGAGATGCATCCAGTAGACTATTACTCATCATACACCAAGAATTGCACAGGAGAGTTTACAAagcaagaagtgagaaataTTAGAGCATTTTATTATGCTATGTGTGCAGAGACAGATGCCATGCTGG GTGAGATTATTTCAGCTCTGAGAGATACTGggcttctgaaaaaaacaatcatTATATTCACTGCAGACCATGGGGAACTTGCTATGGAACACCGTCAGTTCTATAAGATGAGTATGTACGAAGGAAGTTCCCATGTTCCTCTTTTAGTTATGGGGCCAGGCGTAAAAGAACAGCAGCAAGTACCAAACGTGGTATCTCTTGTGGATATATACCCCACTATGCTTG ATATAGCAAGAATTCCTGTCCCGCAGAATATCAGTGGATATTCTCTTATACCGTTGCTACGTGGAAAGGCTGAAAACGAAGTGTCACCTAGAGGTCCTCGGCCCTCATGGGTGTTGAGCGAGTTCCACGGATGCAATGTGAATTCTTCCACATACATGCTTCGAACTGGCAAGTGGAAATATATCACGTACTCAGATGGGCATTCAGTACTTCCACAGCTGTTTG ACCTTTCTGCCGATCCAGATGAGCTAACAAATGTTGCCATAAAATTCCCAGTAATTGTACATTCCTTGGACAAAAAGCTCCGATCTGTAGTAAATTACCCAAAGGTTTCTTCTTCTGTTCAGGAGTACAACAAAAGACAGTTTATCAGTTGGAAACAAAGTCTGGGTCAGAATTACTCAAATGTTATTGCCAACCTTAGGTGGCATCAAGACTGGTTAAAGGAACCAAAAAAATACGAGAACGCGATTGACAAGTGGCTTAGTCgaa AATAA
- the ARSK gene encoding arylsulfatase K isoform X1: MRSGGPLGRAGLALLLMAAAAPGEQPRPSVVLVACDSMDGRLTFYPGNQTVDLPFINFMKRHGTVFLNAYTNSPICCPSRAAMWSGLFTHLTESWNNFKGLDPNYTTWMDLMEKYGYRTQKYGKLDYTSGHHSVSNRVEAWTRDVDFLLRQEGRPMVKLTGDRKRVRVMEADWRNTDKAVHWIKKEAINLSQPFVLYLGLNLPHPYPSPYMGENFGSSTFLTSPYWLEKVAYEAIKIPKWSSLSEMHPVDYYSSYTKNCTGEFTKQEVRNIRAFYYAMCAETDAMLGEIISALRDTGLLKKTIIIFTADHGELAMEHRQFYKMSMYEGSSHVPLLVMGPGVKEQQQVPNVVSLVDIYPTMLDIARIPVPQNISGYSLIPLLRGKAENEVSPRGPRPSWVLSEFHGCNVNSSTYMLRTGKWKYITYSDGHSVLPQLFDLSADPDELTNVAIKFPVIVHSLDKKLRSVVNYPKVSSSVQEYNKRQFISWKQSLGQNYSNVIANLRWHQDWLKEPKKYENAIDKWLSRRV, encoded by the exons ATGCGGTCCGGCGGGCCGCTGGGGCGCGCCGGGCTGGCGCTGCTCCTCATggccgccgctgcccccgggGAGCAGCCTCGGCCCAGCGTGGTGCTGGTGGCCTGCGACTCCATG GATGGGCGCTTGACATTTTATCCAGGAAATCAGACTGTGGATTTGCCTTTCATAAATTTTATGAAAAGACATGGCACTGTCTTTCTCAATGCCTATACCAATTCTCCAATTTGTTGCCCCTCCCGTGCAG ctatGTGGAGTGGTCTTTTCACTCATTTAACAGAATCTTGGAATAACTTCAAAGGTCTAGATCCAAATTATACCACGTGGATGGATCTCATGGAGAAATATGGCTACCGCACACAGAAGTATGGGAAATTAGACTATACTTCTGGACATCATTCAGTGAG TAACCGTGTGGAAGCCTGGACTCGGGATGTTGACTTCCTACTCCGGCAAGAAGGGAGACCCATGGTAAAACTTACTGGTGATAGGAAGCGTGTGAGAGTGATGGAAGCAGATTGGCGGAATACCGATAAAGCAGTACATTGGATAAAGAAGGAAGCAATTAACCTTAGTCAACCATTTGTTCTCTACTTGGGACTAAATTTACCACACCCATATCCATCACCCTACATGGGAGAAAATTTTGGATCATCTACTTTTTTAACATCTCCCTATTGGCTTGAAAAG GTTGCTTATGAAGCAATTAAAATTCCCAAGTGGTCTTCTCTTTCAGAGATGCATCCAGTAGACTATTACTCATCATACACCAAGAATTGCACAGGAGAGTTTACAAagcaagaagtgagaaataTTAGAGCATTTTATTATGCTATGTGTGCAGAGACAGATGCCATGCTGG GTGAGATTATTTCAGCTCTGAGAGATACTGggcttctgaaaaaaacaatcatTATATTCACTGCAGACCATGGGGAACTTGCTATGGAACACCGTCAGTTCTATAAGATGAGTATGTACGAAGGAAGTTCCCATGTTCCTCTTTTAGTTATGGGGCCAGGCGTAAAAGAACAGCAGCAAGTACCAAACGTGGTATCTCTTGTGGATATATACCCCACTATGCTTG ATATAGCAAGAATTCCTGTCCCGCAGAATATCAGTGGATATTCTCTTATACCGTTGCTACGTGGAAAGGCTGAAAACGAAGTGTCACCTAGAGGTCCTCGGCCCTCATGGGTGTTGAGCGAGTTCCACGGATGCAATGTGAATTCTTCCACATACATGCTTCGAACTGGCAAGTGGAAATATATCACGTACTCAGATGGGCATTCAGTACTTCCACAGCTGTTTG ACCTTTCTGCCGATCCAGATGAGCTAACAAATGTTGCCATAAAATTCCCAGTAATTGTACATTCCTTGGACAAAAAGCTCCGATCTGTAGTAAATTACCCAAAGGTTTCTTCTTCTGTTCAGGAGTACAACAAAAGACAGTTTATCAGTTGGAAACAAAGTCTGGGTCAGAATTACTCAAATGTTATTGCCAACCTTAGGTGGCATCAAGACTGGTTAAAGGAACCAAAAAAATACGAGAACGCGATTGACAAGTGGCTTAGTCgaa GGGTGTGA
- the ARSK gene encoding arylsulfatase K isoform X3 gives MWSGLFTHLTESWNNFKGLDPNYTTWMDLMEKYGYRTQKYGKLDYTSGHHSVSNRVEAWTRDVDFLLRQEGRPMVKLTGDRKRVRVMEADWRNTDKAVHWIKKEAINLSQPFVLYLGLNLPHPYPSPYMGENFGSSTFLTSPYWLEKVAYEAIKIPKWSSLSEMHPVDYYSSYTKNCTGEFTKQEVRNIRAFYYAMCAETDAMLGEIISALRDTGLLKKTIIIFTADHGELAMEHRQFYKMSMYEGSSHVPLLVMGPGVKEQQQVPNVVSLVDIYPTMLDIARIPVPQNISGYSLIPLLRGKAENEVSPRGPRPSWVLSEFHGCNVNSSTYMLRTGKWKYITYSDGHSVLPQLFDLSADPDELTNVAIKFPVIVHSLDKKLRSVVNYPKVSSSVQEYNKRQFISWKQSLGQNYSNVIANLRWHQDWLKEPKKYENAIDKWLSRSK, from the exons atGTGGAGTGGTCTTTTCACTCATTTAACAGAATCTTGGAATAACTTCAAAGGTCTAGATCCAAATTATACCACGTGGATGGATCTCATGGAGAAATATGGCTACCGCACACAGAAGTATGGGAAATTAGACTATACTTCTGGACATCATTCAGTGAG TAACCGTGTGGAAGCCTGGACTCGGGATGTTGACTTCCTACTCCGGCAAGAAGGGAGACCCATGGTAAAACTTACTGGTGATAGGAAGCGTGTGAGAGTGATGGAAGCAGATTGGCGGAATACCGATAAAGCAGTACATTGGATAAAGAAGGAAGCAATTAACCTTAGTCAACCATTTGTTCTCTACTTGGGACTAAATTTACCACACCCATATCCATCACCCTACATGGGAGAAAATTTTGGATCATCTACTTTTTTAACATCTCCCTATTGGCTTGAAAAG GTTGCTTATGAAGCAATTAAAATTCCCAAGTGGTCTTCTCTTTCAGAGATGCATCCAGTAGACTATTACTCATCATACACCAAGAATTGCACAGGAGAGTTTACAAagcaagaagtgagaaataTTAGAGCATTTTATTATGCTATGTGTGCAGAGACAGATGCCATGCTGG GTGAGATTATTTCAGCTCTGAGAGATACTGggcttctgaaaaaaacaatcatTATATTCACTGCAGACCATGGGGAACTTGCTATGGAACACCGTCAGTTCTATAAGATGAGTATGTACGAAGGAAGTTCCCATGTTCCTCTTTTAGTTATGGGGCCAGGCGTAAAAGAACAGCAGCAAGTACCAAACGTGGTATCTCTTGTGGATATATACCCCACTATGCTTG ATATAGCAAGAATTCCTGTCCCGCAGAATATCAGTGGATATTCTCTTATACCGTTGCTACGTGGAAAGGCTGAAAACGAAGTGTCACCTAGAGGTCCTCGGCCCTCATGGGTGTTGAGCGAGTTCCACGGATGCAATGTGAATTCTTCCACATACATGCTTCGAACTGGCAAGTGGAAATATATCACGTACTCAGATGGGCATTCAGTACTTCCACAGCTGTTTG ACCTTTCTGCCGATCCAGATGAGCTAACAAATGTTGCCATAAAATTCCCAGTAATTGTACATTCCTTGGACAAAAAGCTCCGATCTGTAGTAAATTACCCAAAGGTTTCTTCTTCTGTTCAGGAGTACAACAAAAGACAGTTTATCAGTTGGAAACAAAGTCTGGGTCAGAATTACTCAAATGTTATTGCCAACCTTAGGTGGCATCAAGACTGGTTAAAGGAACCAAAAAAATACGAGAACGCGATTGACAAGTGGCTTAGTCgaagtaagtaa